DNA from Peromyscus leucopus breed LL Stock chromosome 3, UCI_PerLeu_2.1, whole genome shotgun sequence:
AAATGGTTTCATTTGAACAGGAGAGGAAGTTTTAAGCTTGAAGACACTTGGTCCTCCCCTAGCAGCAACCTAAACCACCAACGTCAAACACTCACAGCCCCAGGCTGAGAAGACAGTCAGCTGAGAGCTACCACCCCTTAACCACCAGCCTGGTACTTTAGGCTGCGGCTCAGCTTGGACTgtagaggagaggtgggaggagatggGTTTCTGTAGGGAGAAAGCCTTGCATCTAGATTCCCGGTTATTGCATTGACTTGTTGTTGCTCCATAGCAACACACTTGGCTTTGGGTGAGTACCAATGAGTGAAAAGCAAGTGGTAACCTTGATGGAATCGATGACTAGCTTGCACAGTCAATGGAAAAATGGTGCAAGTGCTCATAAATATGGGTTTGGGAAAGTTGCTTAACAATTGCTCACCACCAAGATTAATGTCCTTGCCCAACAGCTAAATGGGACTAGTACCTCCTACTTCAGAGTGGGACTCTTAAGAGAAAATACGCTTGTGAAACGAAGGAGCCTCACCAGCTCATGACACATGGAGGTCAGCGTGAAGCAGTGAGTCACCAAATCCAAGAAGCCGAACTCGACAGTGGCTACAGACCCCATCTAGTTGGCAGACCAAGTGTCGCTGTTCTGCTCAGATGCGAAGCGAAGCACCACCTTTAGCCCTTGCAGCACTGGCGTGAGGGCGGATCAGACGCCGGGTTCGGCAGGCTGGGGCTAGGAGTTGGGACACTGCGGACATCTGCGGAAGGCTGGACCGCTCCCTCTCGTCCTTACTCTCCACCAGACCGGATCAGCTGGTTCCAGTGGCTCACCTAAAGGAATTTGGGTGGCCCTCCCACTCCACCGAGTACCCAGCCAGCCCTGCGTGATAGCATCAGACTGTACACGCCTCTGGGCAAACGAAAGCCAGAGAGAGGAAACCGATACTCGCCTGCCCGCCCAGGCTCCGCCCCCGTGCAGCTTCCCTTTGCTAGGCAACCACACCTCCTATCCCTCAGGAACCACTAGTAGTAAATGTTAGAGTTTCAGGAAAGCATCTAGAGGCGCTGCCCCACCCCATTCTCCCACCCTCCCAACTTCTACCTTGAGGTCTTTCCCCCTTACTCTCTCCCTTCTGGCCCCAAACAATAGCAATCATTTATACAGTCTGATCATCGCCAGCAGGTGAGTATCCTCACAAGAAAGACAGGAACTCTTAGCCCTGTTCTTCAGAAGATGAGTCCTAGAGACCTGAAGCCACCTAGCCATTTATTTCCTAGGATTCTTGGGAGTGGTCTTTGCTCCTCCACGTGGCTTAAGAACTGTAAGGAAGGTTTGTCTGTTAATAAGCAGCCAGAGGCTGCTCCCATCTCCCATTCCTCTGTGGGTTTGAAGGCGGCTAGTTTTAGCAAACACCTTCAAATGAATTGCAATCCCAAATTTCCATCTCCCCCACCCACTGCTGAgaacggaacccagggcctgccagatgctaagcaagcacaccatcccagccctcaggaaacaCCAGAATATCAAAAGTCAATGTTAGAATCTCGCATGGGAGCattagtatttaaaatataaaatccaagGATTAGACAAAGGAGAACAACAAAGTGGTATAAATCTGGAGGGAATTTTCACACAGCCCTTCTTCAGGTTTGTGCCTTTCCCATATTTTATTAAACTCGAGTTGTTGCTTAAAAAACAGCAGCATTATTAAAGACGCATCTGTACAAACATTTTTTACAAAAGAGAACATTACTAGTATCAGCTCCATCAAGGGCAGGCAGAAGAATAGACACAGTCCAACagagacatttaaaatgtattcagaGATTGGAAAGGCCTTTTCCTCCCGTACAAACGACGGCCGACGAAGAAGGACACTGCACAGGCTCAATTAGTGAACTTCTCTTCTCTCGGGGAAGGCAGGGAGCGGATGGATGTCAACCCACGACGGTACAAACACTGCTTTCCCATCTCAACCCATTTAAGTCTTTAGGTGGATTCAAGTCACTGGGAAACAACTCTGGGCTGCCTGGCATTTGCTCCTTGACTAAGCCACCTAGCCAGCCTTTGCTTAACTCTGTGGTCAGGTTTCTGTTGACCGGACAAGGAATTTCAGAAATGCTTCCTTCAAGACCAAAGGCGAGGAGGTAACCTGAACTCAGCATCTAGCGAATTTGTTTGTGGATAGAGAAGGAAAAGGTCAGAGCTGGGAGGAAAATTACCTCCTGGCCAAGAATCAACGGGTCAACTCATTCTTGTCTGGGATGATGTGGGAAGCCCAGGACCTGCCGGGCATCTATAAACTAGGTTCGCTTCTCATCTCCCCCAGCTCCTTTAGCTCCACCTTTCTGTACTTTCCTGACTTCCTCCGGTTGGTGACCACCAAGACGACCACGCCGGCCACTAGGGCCACTACAACCACAGCAATGACAGCGATGAGGCCGGCAGTGAGGCGCTTCATGGAGAACTGGGGGGGCTTCTCGTCCAAGTAGTAGATGAGCGTCCGCTCCACATGCAGGGGCTCCCCACGCACCTGCACATCCAGGCGGCGGTGGCCAGAGAACAGCGACTCGCCTTTGATGTCCCTCTCGAAGTAGTAGGCCACATCAGCTATGTCCACGTCTCCCAGGCTCTTTTGCGACGCGTTCTGTCTGCAGCTCAATCTGGATGATGGGCTCCTCGTAGTGCACGGCTGTCAGAAAGTTGGGGCGCAGCTGGTAGCGCTCCCTGAAGAGCCGCCGCAGCTCCGAGTCCAGGTCAGAGTGGTTGAAGGCTCGGTCGGTCGGGCGGTGGCGCAACTCAATGAGGATGTGGTGGGTGCGCACCACTTCGTCGCAGCGCAGGCTCAGGTCACCCTTGTCTGTGCGGCGCACACCCACCGAGTTCACGCACCAGCACTCCGAGGTCTGATTGCACTGGCGTGCCTTGAAGCGGCCCTGTCGTCGCATTCTGGGTCATAGAGGCCATCATTGTCCAGGATCGCATGCTCACTAGGCTTCACCAGGCTGCGGCCACTCTTCCCGGCGCTCATGCGCGCCTTGAGCAGCAGGCACTTGGAAGTCAGCGTGGTGCAGTTGACTAACATCTGTGAACCGATTGCCCGGCATTGGCAGCGGCCACCTGGGCCATCTAAGCTGCAGACGGTCATCTTGTTAGTGGGGCATGTGCAGTTGCTCATCTGTGCAGCGCAAAAGTGGGTCACCACCgccagcagccccagcagcagcagtggtgcTAGCTCCGAGCCCCTAGCCATGGTGGGGTGGAGGAAATCGGACTTACAGCTACTGACCAGGGGCAGGAGTTCTGACGGATCACTGCAGGCGACTGCTGCCAGGCCGCTCCCTCCTGCTCTTATACCCTCCTAGACCTGCAGGACTGGTTAGCCAGTGACTCACCCATTGGAATCTGGGTGGCACTCCCCATTCCCAGGTCCCATGGAGAAAGCCACCATCCCTGAGCCTCCTGAGATAGGATCAGGCAGGGGAGGC
Protein-coding regions in this window:
- the Tacstd2 gene encoding LOW QUALITY PROTEIN: tumor-associated calcium signal transducer 2 (The sequence of the model RefSeq protein was modified relative to this genomic sequence to represent the inferred CDS: inserted 1 base in 1 codon; deleted 1 base in 1 codon) gives rise to the protein MARGSELAPLLLLGLLAVVTHFCAAQMSNCTCPTNKMTVCSLDGPGGRCQCRAIGSQMLVNCTTLTSKCLLLKARMSAGKSGRSLVKPSEHAILDNDGLYDPECDDXGRFKARQCNQTSECWCVNSVGVRRTDKGDLSLRCDEVVRTHHILIELRHRPTDRAFNHSDLDSELRRLFRERYQLRPNFLTAVHYEEPIIQIELRQNASQKSLGDVDIADVAYYFERDIKGESLFSGHRRLDVQVRGEPLHVERTLIYYLDEKPPQFSMKRLTAGLIAVIAVVVVALVAGVVVLVVTNRRKSGKYRKVELKELGEMRSEPSL